The bacterium DNA window AAATCGGGCGCGCTCATCTTACCGTTTGTCCAGTTCCGCAAGACGGCCATCCCGCAGGCGCATGCGTCGCCCCTGTTCCGGAAACTCGGACTGCCGACTGATCATCCACAGCACTGCGACATTCTTATCAAGTCGCTCGACGAAACTCCGAAAATCGCGGCGGGAGCGTCCGTCTAGGAACACGTCGGGTTCATCAAGCAGCAGCAATTCCGGAGCGCGGCAGAAGAGTGCGGCCAAGGCCAACCGCTGCATTTGACCACCGGACAAAGCCTGCGGCGCGCGCGCGGCGAAAGTGTCAAGCTCGAAGCGCTCCAATAGCTCGGCCGCGCGTTCCGACAGCTTCTCTGTAGGTTCACCGCAGAGGCGCAGTGCGAATTCAATTTCTTCGAGCACTGTCGTGCAGATCAACTGCTCGCGCGGGTTCTGAAACAGAAACGCCGGGCTGCTCGCGCCGGCGTAACGCACCGTACCGGCGCGCGGTTTGAGCAAGCCTGCCGCAACACGCAGCAGGGTGGACTTACCCGATGCATTGTCGCCGCAAATCACTAAGCGCTCCCCGCGCTCGAGAAGCAGCGACGCACCGCTGAGCACGTCCCGACCACCACTGTAACCGACGTAAACGCTGTCCAGTTCAAGCAGCATGACGAGGCAGAACGGTATCGAGCACTCGGTCAACGACTCCGGCCCGAAGCATAACAAATTTTCGGGCCGCATCTTCCATTGGTTGGTGCAGCAGATCTGCCGCGATGCGGACCAACTCATCCGCCGCTGTAATTTCAAACAGCAAGTGCTCCGTGGCGGCTTCCTGCGCTTCGCGCGAAACGTCCGTGTTGGGACCGCAGATTACGGCGAGACCGTGCGCCATCGGTTCGATTACGCTATGCACGCCGCGATCAAATCCGCCGCCGACGAACGCCAGCGTGCCGTATCGGTACACATCGGCGAGAATTCCGCTGCGGTTCACGATCAGGACATCCGGCGCCGTGGTCGTGCGATCAACCTCCGCGCAGGTCAGACCGAACTGCTGTGCGGTCGCTTCAATGCGGCCGACCGCTGATTCCGATGGATCGTGCGGTACGACAAGGCAGCCCAGGCCGGGATGGTCGTGTCGAATCTGCGCGAAGGCCTCTAACAGTAGAATCTCGTCACGTTCGTGCGTGCTGCCGCCGATGATCCACCGTTTCTGCTCGAGGATACTTTGCCGACCATCCAACGGATTACGCTGTTCCCGTGCCCGCGCCAACACCCGGTCAAAGCGCGAATCGCCAACACTGGCCACGAAGACATGCTTACCGGCAATCGCGCGCGCGCGTTCCGCATGCTCCTCAGAGACGGTTAGTATGCCGGAGAGTCGCTCGTGAATTGCCCGATGAAATGCGCGCGCCCCCGGCCACCGCTTGAACGAGCCGCCGCGAAAATTTCCGTTGATCAACCAGACCGGGATTTTCATGTCAGCGCATTGCCATACCAGGTTGGGCCATACATCGTGCTTGCTGATCAAGACGGTTTCCGGTCGCAACGCGCGCAAATACGCGCGCACCTGATGCATCGAATCAAACGGTGAGAAATCCGCAAACGCAAAAGAATCCGGTCCCAGCGCCGTCTTGGCGGAAGGGGAGAAGTAGCTCACGCACGGAACAAAACCTCGCTCACGGCAGCACGCGGCGAGCGGCTTGATCCCTTCCAATTCGCCTGCCGATGCGCAGTGAAACAACACAACTCGCGCGGTGTTATTTCGTTCGCGGAAGGCCCGCGCCTGCCCGGCCACGCGCCGCCGTCCGCGCAGACCCTCGCGCAGTTTGGGCGAGAATAGTGCCGCGATATGCGCTGCGACGGACAGGGCAGGGTAAGCGAATAGGTTATAAAGAAGTTTGGCGATCATGGCCAATGGCCAACAGTTGCGATAGAGTAGACATAACTTGATCCGGCGTGGTCTGACGCATGCAGTCATGGTGCCGCTTGGGGCACACATTGCCGCCGAAGGCGCTGCAGGGCCGACACGCGAGCGGCTGTTGCACAACCAGCGCGTCCGCGCGAAACGGAAAGAACCCAAACTGTTCGACTGTTGGCCCGAACAGCGCGACGACCGGAGTGCCGACTCCCGTCGCCAGATGCATGAGCCCCGAGTCGTGACAGACCACCGCCCGCGCTCGCGCCAACAGGCCGCCGACATCGGAAAGTGCCGTGCCGACCACGACCGGGTGATTTCCCGCGATACTCCGGCAAGCATCTGCCTCGTCAGCGGAACCGCAAACCGTGATCTTCCAGCCAGACGATTCTAACCGGCTTACCAATTCCTGCCAATTCTCGACGGGCCAGCGCTTCGTGAAGTGTTTCGCTCCGGGACACAACACAATCATCTGCTCATCGCGTGGCCCGTGAGTGTGTAGAAGCTCCAGCCCTAGCTCATCATCCACCACGCCCAAGGAGTCCAGCGCCCGAATGTATCGGATCGGCACCGGCACTGTCGCTCCGTAGAAATTCCATTTGAAGCGGATCAGGAACCACCGCTTGATCCTGAACCGATTGGATTTGGTCCACATCAAGGGCATGCAGGCCAGACGCAAGAAGGCGCTTCTTGGACTATTCTGTAAATCCACAATGAGCTCGTACTGGCGCGAAAGCAAACGGCGCAGCCTTAGCAGGCCGCGCCATCCCTCATTGCGATCGAGAGTGATGAGGTTGTTGATCTCGGGGAGCAACCTCGCCGCGTCGGCAAAGCCAGACGCGACCAGAAAGTCAATCTGAGAATCCGGAAACCGCCGCCGCAGCGCCCGCAAGGCAGGGGCACACAGCAACACATCGCCAAGCGAAGAGAGCCGGATGACCAAAATAGCGCCCGCAGCGGACAATTTCAGTTCAGCGTCTTGAAGCGGTCCTTCAATCCGCCGTCGGCCGCGACCTGATAGGTCGGTCCGCTGCCGCTGATGCGGATATGTCCAAGCAACTCGGCGCGACCTTTGTCCGTCAACTTGGCCGCGTCACCGTCCACCGCGATGGCATACGCCAGCCCAAACGCCGTCGCGCAGTCCTTTGCCATCGCAATTGCGGCGCCGCTGGCCATTTGTCCTGTGCGCGGATCGAGCACCAATCGCCCGCTGCCGCCGCGGGCCGGCACGTAGGCCATACCCCCCTGTGCCATATCCAATTTCGCCCAACTGCTGTCTGCAGTCTGCGGATTACCCAGTTTGATCTCGCGGCTCTGCTGGTTCACGGGCATGCCCACGATGCGAACAGCATACGGTGTGCGAATCTCGAAAGCGGCGAAGCCCTTGGCGTTCAACACTTCAGCAGCGCGATCAATCGCCCACGCATCCACGAAACCGCGCGCGTCAAACCGCATGTTCGGCTTCGAGAGCAGGATGGACTTACCCGCGACAAACATGCCGCCGGTCTTGATCAGAGCCAGGGCACTGTCCACATCGGCCTGCGGCGGAGTGCCGTTGCCGGCCTTGGTCCACGCATCCAGCAGCGGGCCGTAGCGCAGGTCAAACGCTTGCCCGGTTAACTCGTTCAGTTGCAGGCCGCGCATGATTAGCGCGTAGACCGTTGTATCCACCGGGACCGATTCACGGCCGGCTCCGGCGGCGATCTTCTCCAATTGGTTGGTAGCTCCGGGAGTGGCGACATTGCGTTCATACGTCTCAAGCGTTTTGAAAGCGGCATCGAATCCGGCCTTGACCTCTTCCGGCTTGGCGTCGGCAATGAAGAACGTGACGGTCACCGGAACTCCGAAGACGGTCCGAGTCTCCGCCGGGAACTTATCCTTGGCGCTTTGACAGCCCAGCACGATGGTCAGGGCGGCGATGGCGAGTACTGCGTAGCGACACA harbors:
- a CDS encoding FAD:protein FMN transferase, with amino-acid sequence MCRYAVLAIAALTIVLGCQSAKDKFPAETRTVFGVPVTVTFFIADAKPEEVKAGFDAAFKTLETYERNVATPGATNQLEKIAAGAGRESVPVDTTVYALIMRGLQLNELTGQAFDLRYGPLLDAWTKAGNGTPPQADVDSALALIKTGGMFVAGKSILLSKPNMRFDARGFVDAWAIDRAAEVLNAKGFAAFEIRTPYAVRIVGMPVNQQSREIKLGNPQTADSSWAKLDMAQGGMAYVPARGGSGRLVLDPRTGQMASGAAIAMAKDCATAFGLAYAIAVDGDAAKLTDKGRAELLGHIRISGSGPTYQVAADGGLKDRFKTLN
- a CDS encoding glycosyltransferase family 9 protein, whose translation is MSAAGAILVIRLSSLGDVLLCAPALRALRRRFPDSQIDFLVASGFADAARLLPEINNLITLDRNEGWRGLLRLRRLLSRQYELIVDLQNSPRSAFLRLACMPLMWTKSNRFRIKRWFLIRFKWNFYGATVPVPIRYIRALDSLGVVDDELGLELLHTHGPRDEQMIVLCPGAKHFTKRWPVENWQELVSRLESSGWKITVCGSADEADACRSIAGNHPVVVGTALSDVGGLLARARAVVCHDSGLMHLATGVGTPVVALFGPTVEQFGFFPFRADALVVQQPLACRPCSAFGGNVCPKRHHDCMRQTTPDQVMSTLSQLLAIGHDRQTSL
- a CDS encoding ABC transporter ATP-binding protein — translated: MLLELDSVYVGYSGGRDVLSGASLLLERGERLVICGDNASGKSTLLRVAAGLLKPRAGTVRYAGASSPAFLFQNPREQLICTTVLEEIEFALRLCGEPTEKLSERAAELLERFELDTFAARAPQALSGGQMQRLALAALFCRAPELLLLDEPDVFLDGRSRRDFRSFVERLDKNVAVLWMISRQSEFPEQGRRMRLRDGRLAELDKR